A genomic region of Dactylococcopsis salina PCC 8305 contains the following coding sequences:
- the groES gene encoding co-chaperone GroES: MATVSLSVSTVKPLADRIFVKISPQEEKTAGGILLPDTAKEKPQVGEVVQVGPGKRNDDGSRTEPEVKVGDRVLYSKYAGTDIKLSNEDYVLLSEKDILAIVN, from the coding sequence ATGGCAACTGTATCCCTTAGTGTTTCTACCGTCAAACCCCTTGCCGATCGAATCTTCGTCAAGATCAGTCCCCAAGAAGAAAAAACCGCTGGCGGGATTCTGCTTCCCGACACCGCCAAAGAGAAACCCCAAGTTGGGGAAGTGGTACAAGTGGGACCTGGCAAACGCAACGATGACGGTAGCCGTACCGAACCCGAAGTGAAAGTGGGAGACAGAGTTCTCTACTCCAAATACGCGGGAACCGATATCAAACTCAGTAACGAAGACTACGTTCTCCTTTCTGAAAAAGACATCCTCGCAATTGTCAACTAA